The nucleotide sequence CCGTCACGGCCAACCGGAACGTGGCGGTGGATTCAAGGCCGCGCGGGTCCTTCGCCTTCACCTGCACGGACCCTGCATCGCCAGGCCGCAGGCTGTCCTGGGCCGACACCTTGAGGGTGGCACCGTCGGTGGACACGTTGAAGCCCTGCGGGACCGCGCCGGCGATCTCGTACTTCATGTTGCCGGCGTCGTCCCCGTCGGGGTCGGTCGTGAGTTTGGCCAGGTCCGCGGAGGCCGAGTCACCCAGCGGGACATCAACCGAGCCGCCGAGCAGGACGGGCGGGTTGTTCCGGTTGGGATCGGGCAGCACCCTGGTCCTGATGCTCAGGGTGGACTTCAGGCCGGCGGGGTCGTCCGGGCCGGAGCCGTCCGTCACTTCGAAGGTGATGGATCCGGGGCCTGCGTAGTCCCGGTCCGCGGTATACCTGACGGCCGTGCCGTTGCCGGCCACCGGGTTGCTGCCGTCCGCGCCGATGAGCTTGATCCTGTCGGTCTGGGTCAGGCGGGGCGAGCGGCCGTCCCGGACCTTGACCCATTCGCCGAGGTCAGCGGTCACGGACTGGCCGGCGACAACCTCAAGGACCTCGTCCTTGGCGAGGGTGGGAACCTGCTGGCCGAGGCCCGGCACCCAGATGATTGCCGTCGACTTCTGGCCGTCGACGTCCTCCACCGTGTAGGGCACCAGCTGCGGCTGCTCGGTCAGCTCCACGATCATGTTGCCGTCCGCGCCCGGCCGGGCGGTTTCGGCGGCGCTGCTCATCTTGAGGTTCTCGCCCACGCCGTCGGGGTCTTCGTCGTTTTTGAGCACCGGAACGTCGACGGCGGTCTTGCCGAGCGTCTGCGCGGAGGTCACCCTGTCGTCGCGGGCGATCGGTGCCTGCAGCGGGACGCTGCTGTCCACCACCATCCGGATGGCTGCCTGGGCGGAAGCTCCGCGCTCGTCGGCCACCGTGTAACGGAGGTTGACGCTGCCTTCGGTGGCCGGAGCCTGCAGGAGGATGCGTCCGCTTTGCTTGCTGACGGTTGCCTTCAGTGCGGCGTCGGCTTCGATGCCGTCGCTGACGATCCTGATGGGGTCGCCGTCCGGGTCGGTATCGTTGCCGGCCGCGTCGACGGCGATCTGGCGCCCGGGCCGGACCTTGACCTGGTCGTCCACGGGGGTGGGCTTCTGGTTGGTGTCGCCGCGTGGTGCGATGCCCACGGTGACGGTGCCGGTATTCACGGCGCCCTGCCGGTCCACCACCTTGTAGCGGAACGTATCGGTTCCGGCGCCGTTCCCGGCGGCGATGAAGTCGATGAAGTTGCTGCCCGCCGTCGCCGTGCCCATGCCGGGCGTGCTGTCGATGGCCGTCAGCTGGACGGAGTCGCCGTCGGGATCAATGCCGTCCAGGGGAAAGGGAATGCGCACCGTACCCCCCGCCACCACCCGCGCGGTCAGGTTTTTGGGCTGTGGCCGGGAATTCTCGGCACCCTCCAGCGGCAGGATGTGGATGGTGACGGCGGCGGCGCTCTTCTGGCCCTGCGGGTCCACCGCGTTGTAGATCGCGCGCACGGTCTTGGGCTGGCTGCCGGCGATGAACCGGAGGGTGTTCTCCGAGACGAAGCTTTTGCCGTCCTCCGCGGGAACGGCCTGCGGCAGGACAGCGTCGACCGTCAGCTTTTCACCCTGCGGGTGGGTGTCATTGTCCAGGACGGGGATGGTCACGACGTCGTTCACGCGGACGTTGACCTCGTCGGGCTTGGGCTGCGGCGCTTCCACCACGGCGGGGGCGGGCACGGGCACCACCGACACACTGCCGGTGGCCGAAGCCTTGCCGTTGGACATCGTGTAGCGGAACAGGAACGGGTCCTTGGTGCCGGCGATGTCGGTGATCCGCAGGACGCTGTGGTCGATCACGCTCACCGAGGCGGTGGCGTTCTCGGGCACCGCGACGGACTGCAGGACCAGCACGCCGCCGGACGGGTCGGAGTCGTTGGCCAGCGGGTCCAGCAGGACGCTGCCGCCGACGGGCAGCAGCGCCACGTCGTGGACGGCGACGGGGTTTCCGGAGTCCTTGCCGGATTCCACGTCCACCCGGATGAGGCCCTGGCTGCTCTGCGGTCCGTTGCTGGCCAGGTAGGTGAGGTACACCGGGCCCGGGGTGCGGCTCCTGAAGGTGAAGGTGCCACCGTCGGTGACCGGGCCCAGCTCTGCTGCTCCGCTGGCTTCCACCTGGGCGAGGCGCAGAGCGCCGCCGTTGGGGTCGACGTCGTTCTTCAGGGGCGCGATGACCAGGTCCTGGCCCACCACGGCGGTGACGTGGTCGGCGTTGACCACGGGGGCGAGGGCTCCCGGCGGCTGGACGTTGACCACCACCTTGCCCGTGGTGGTGGCGCGGCCGTCCCAGACGGACACCGTGACGCTCTTCTTTCCGGCCGTGGCGCCGGAGTCCTGGAAGGTGAGCAGGCCGTCGCGGCGGACCTTGACCTGGTCCTGGTCGTTGTCGGCGGTGGCTGACATCAGGACCAGGTCGTCGCCGTCGGGATCGGCCCAGTCGGTGAGGATGTTCTGGCTGACGGTCTTGCCCTGCTCCACGAGGAGCGTGGTGGGGTCGCCGCGTTTGAAGGCCGGGGGCCGGTTCTCGTCAGCTCCGACGACGCTCAGGGTCACCTTGCCGCCGGCGGACAGGCCGCGTCCGTCCGCGGCCGTGTAATCGAACGTCTCGGTCCCGGGCGAGGCATCGGCCGGCACGGTGATCTGGAAGGCGGAGCCGCCGTAGATGCTTTCGATGCTGCCGGCCCGCGGGCCTTCTGCGCCAAGGGAGGCGGTCAGGACGTCGCCGTCGGGGTCGGAATCGTTGTCGAGGACGCTCAGGACCGTGGTGCGCCCGGGACGGACACCGACGGCGTCGGGTTTCGTTTCGGGGGGACGGTTCGGTTTGGTGCGGTCCGGCAGGACGTTGATGGTGTTGTCGTCGGCGGACTCCTCGTCGGGGTCGTCAGCCTGGTTCTTGGGCGGAACAACGTCGTCCCAGTTGTTGACCAGCTGCATGTTCTGGTTGACCAGCCACACGTTGCCCGAGTTCACGTCGTTCAGGACCACGAGGTCGCGGTTGACGCGGAACACGTAGCTCGGTGATGCGCTGGCCTTGGGCACGGCGACGTTCTTGTCGTCCGCGTCATTGGTGCAGTCCCGGACATACTTGTTCGCGCCGGACCATGCCGCATGGATGCAGCCGTCCAGCTGGACCGGCGCTGCCGGCATCCCCTGGCCGCCGAAGGTCACGGTCTTCGCGGCAGAGCCGTTCAGCGGCTGCCTGAGGAGTGCCTTGCCGGTGGCCACAGCCACGGAGTCCGAGGCCGGGCCCGACTGCTGGAGCTTCGCGTCGCGGGCATCGGCCAGCGGCACTTCGCGCCCGCCGGGGAGGAACAGTTTTCCGGCGGCCGCGTCCAGGACCACAGGCTGGTCCCCCACGACGGCGAGCTGGAGGTCCCCCGCGCCCTTCAGCCCGTCCCACGTGCTGGTGTCGGTGCCGGTGGCTGCCCCGGAGGCGTCCACCGTGGTCACTGTCACCTGCCCCGTTTTCGGGTCGGCCGAATAGATCCGGTCATCCGGACCAACGGCGGACACCAGTCCCTGGGAACCGGCCACCGCGGGCTCGGTCGACTCCTCGTCGAAGGCATTGACCGTTGACGGTGACATCGCCCACATCTTGCCGGAAGCAGGATCGGTGACTGAAATGACGTCGGCGCCGAAACTCACCTGGGCCGAGCCGGGGAGCTTCTTGTCGCCGCCGAGCCGCATGTTGGCGGCGGATACCTGGTTCAGCGTGGCGCCGGATTCGTCGTCGACGAACACCTTGCCGGCGTTCTGCAGGACATCGAAGGTGGTGCTGGCCGGGGTCACGGCACCGTCAAGCACGCGCGAGGGGTAGTTAAGCCGGCCGACGGCATTGCGTGCCTTGCTGACCACCCAGACGCCGCCGTCGTTAAGGTCAACCTCGGTTGTCTTGAACCCCGGGTAGATCACGGCACCGGCCACCAGCGCTGCAGCAGCAGCGGAAAAGACGGTGCCGGTGACGATCTTGTTGCGGCGGTTCCTCAGCCCCAGCCTGCCGAACAAAGTTGACACAGCGTTATTATTCCCCTGAAATCCCAGCCGCCTGAGCGCGGCTTACTAGCCCCTGATGTTCATCAGGGGCCGGTGACAGTCCGCCACTCCCCCGTAGAGACGCCGGAACAATTTTCGAGTCTCGACTATGAC is from Arthrobacter sp. QXT-31 and encodes:
- a CDS encoding Ig-like domain-containing protein, encoding MSTLFGRLGLRNRRNKIVTGTVFSAAAAALVAGAVIYPGFKTTEVDLNDGGVWVVSKARNAVGRLNYPSRVLDGAVTPASTTFDVLQNAGKVFVDDESGATLNQVSAANMRLGGDKKLPGSAQVSFGADVISVTDPASGKMWAMSPSTVNAFDEESTEPAVAGSQGLVSAVGPDDRIYSADPKTGQVTVTTVDASGAATGTDTSTWDGLKGAGDLQLAVVGDQPVVLDAAAGKLFLPGGREVPLADARDAKLQQSGPASDSVAVATGKALLRQPLNGSAAKTVTFGGQGMPAAPVQLDGCIHAAWSGANKYVRDCTNDADDKNVAVPKASASPSYVFRVNRDLVVLNDVNSGNVWLVNQNMQLVNNWDDVVPPKNQADDPDEESADDNTINVLPDRTKPNRPPETKPDAVGVRPGRTTVLSVLDNDSDPDGDVLTASLGAEGPRAGSIESIYGGSAFQITVPADASPGTETFDYTAADGRGLSAGGKVTLSVVGADENRPPAFKRGDPTTLLVEQGKTVSQNILTDWADPDGDDLVLMSATADNDQDQVKVRRDGLLTFQDSGATAGKKSVTVSVWDGRATTTGKVVVNVQPPGALAPVVNADHVTAVVGQDLVIAPLKNDVDPNGGALRLAQVEASGAAELGPVTDGGTFTFRSRTPGPVYLTYLASNGPQSSQGLIRVDVESGKDSGNPVAVHDVALLPVGGSVLLDPLANDSDPSGGVLVLQSVAVPENATASVSVIDHSVLRITDIAGTKDPFLFRYTMSNGKASATGSVSVVPVPAPAVVEAPQPKPDEVNVRVNDVVTIPVLDNDTHPQGEKLTVDAVLPQAVPAEDGKSFVSENTLRFIAGSQPKTVRAIYNAVDPQGQKSAAAVTIHILPLEGAENSRPQPKNLTARVVAGGTVRIPFPLDGIDPDGDSVQLTAIDSTPGMGTATAGSNFIDFIAAGNGAGTDTFRYKVVDRQGAVNTGTVTVGIAPRGDTNQKPTPVDDQVKVRPGRQIAVDAAGNDTDPDGDPIRIVSDGIEADAALKATVSKQSGRILLQAPATEGSVNLRYTVADERGASAQAAIRMVVDSSVPLQAPIARDDRVTSAQTLGKTAVDVPVLKNDEDPDGVGENLKMSSAAETARPGADGNMIVELTEQPQLVPYTVEDVDGQKSTAIIWVPGLGQQVPTLAKDEVLEVVAGQSVTADLGEWVKVRDGRSPRLTQTDRIKLIGADGSNPVAGNGTAVRYTADRDYAGPGSITFEVTDGSGPDDPAGLKSTLSIRTRVLPDPNRNNPPVLLGGSVDVPLGDSASADLAKLTTDPDGDDAGNMKYEIAGAVPQGFNVSTDGATLKVSAQDSLRPGDAGSVQVKAKDPRGLESTATFRLAVTATNRAKPVANDDIEDNAAAGKPVTIKVLANDANPFPETPLKIIGVATETGQGTAAVSGDSVTVTPAAGFSGTLVVSYTVGDKTDDASRYATARIRLTVKDKPLAPTTPQAQSVGDGTALLNWTAPADRGSPITKYTVYGEGGYSQDCPANSCTLNNLVNNTKYHFQVTATNEFGESDRSPVSAEVRPDVKPDMPLAPALRFGDQQLAVTWQAPASKGSPVKSYDLEISPAPAGQNPQIQNLTSTSYVWKGLTNGVAYKVRVLARNDAKDPSEWSPYSAAEVPAGVPATPAAPSAAGAGSVGSQSQVNVSWTAPNNNGDAVSAYTLTTLRGGAVVKSQQVASGTSLNVTVDNSEADYAFTVSATNKAGTSGTSAQSAPVRAAGKPGTVGGGTVRANGTSGQLDVTFTPLTEAQRNGSQASEISYRWSTAYGSGPINAGGGTITGQPNGRDVTVNIIASSTKNNVSGDAKAIGSGNPYAPPNAPNVSGGKSATGDPQVHWTWNSTGTNGRPLDHYEVSLDGGAWTSVGKATRFDASGGGWNQTRTLRVKAVTVVAGAIGRADATSGNDPTPPPPASQIQVDASSVRTCPGKPGLPDSYTPGSPAKCGVGWVERSWGKLSIDCTKDIYGNGTPWYRLTESAKSGWYVKSTTVDLYGSRPGGC